In one Hippocampus zosterae strain Florida chromosome 10, ASM2543408v3, whole genome shotgun sequence genomic region, the following are encoded:
- the LOC127608944 gene encoding lebercilin-like, translated as MRMSQRAFTIKTRVDAAGGKSNAQSGSLPRLNPLPRTVVFQTKTQTHKTTPDKKYNPYKKTEEIKLKLPPINSATKTRIHSSYSKSINELKNQNYDLKLQLVEVKTETKLLKKVQHRHTVALQQFQDSEEGVSEVLNQNDGEVRDLQKLLCGTRTCRNNLAWKLQVTEKELTNVKDRIHQLQQRVIKEQALPAKDELSRKLNEVSVELQEKDKRINDLERCNKLLRGSLNRQAATEHKKINTARKTSFCLQTQVYELSKETRDIKRELEIHNIYAFRLQNQPKKKGKLNKMVQTEVVISTPRSEVESRAKSEISEPDDKLQTCPKPVCNTPTAEKRVFQESGPQESYTVEGPSDLEDASVSELKEIPAQPPEVKLMIEDDASDGKKSDASLEQPVKQEENTVVWIPAPPEPKVFTRSKLQRRKYFFSPVVENLHKGKPAYPGLTLNEYRHLQRQRKGVNLLRPRSANSPAWKSESVDSSSPITMQTPQSEAVPLVPSAVSDLESNHDDSQT; from the exons ATGAGGATGAGTCAGAGGGCCTTTACAATCAAGACACGGGTTGACGCTGCAGGAGGCAAAAGCAACGCGCAATCGGGCTCTCTGCCCAGACTCAACCCACTGCCACGCACCGTGGTCTTCCAAACCAAAACACAGACGCACAAAACCACTCCGGACAAGAAATATAATCCATACAAAAAAACTGAAG aAATTAAGCTGAAGTTGCCTCCAATCAATTCTGCTACAAAGACCAGGATCCATTCATCGTACTCAAAGAGCATAAATGAGCTGAAAAACCAGAACTATGACTTGAAGCTGCAACTAGTGGAAGTCAAGACGGAAACCAAGCTGTTGAAGAAAGTTCAACATCGCCACACAGTGGCTCTGCAGCAATTCCAAGACTCCGAGGAGGGTGTTTCCGAG GTACTAAATCAGAACGACGGCGAAGTCAGAGACTTGCAAAAGTTGCTCTGTGGGACGCGCACCTGCCGTAACAACCTGGCCTGGAAGCTGCAAGTCACAGAGAAGGAGCTGACCAATGTTAAAGACAGGATTCATCAGCTCCAGCAGAGGGTCATCAAGGAGCAGGCCTTGCCGGCAAAGGACGAACTATCTCGCAAGCTAAATGAGGTCTCCGTAGAGCTGCAGGAGAAGGACAAGCGAATAAAT GATTTGGAAAGGTGTAACAAGTTGCTACGGGGCTCCCTCAATCGCCAAGCAGCAACAGAGCACAAGAAAATCAACACAGCCAGGAAGACATCTTTCTGTCTGCAAACACAAGTTTATGAGTTATCAAAAGAAACCAGG gacataaaaagaGAGCTGGAGATTCACAATATCTATGCCTTCAGACTCCAGAACCAACCAAAAAAGAAAG GTAAACTAAACAAGATGGTCCAGACCGAGGTCGTCATCTCCACGCCTCGCAGTGAGGTTGAGAGTCGTGCTAAGTCGGAAATTTCGGAGCCTGATGACAAGCTGCAAACTTGTCCGAAACCCGTTTGCAATACTCCCACCGCTGAGAAGCGTGTTTTTCAGGAGAGCGGACCTCAGGAATCATATACGGTTGAAGGTCCAAGTGACTTGGAGGATGCTTCAG TTTCAGAGTTGAAGGAGATCCCCGCTCAGCCACCCGAGGTGAAGTTAATGATTGAGGATGACGCGTCCGACGGGAAGAAATCCGATGCGTCGCTGGAGCAGCCGGTGAAACAGGAAGAAAACACGGTTGTTTGGATCCCGGCGCCACCTGAACCGAAAGTGTTTACACGCTCTAAACTCCAAAGACGTAAATACTTTTTCTCACCAGTGGTTGAGAACTTGCATAAGGGGAAACCAGCCTACCCAGGGCTGACCCTAAACGAATACAGACATTTACAGAGACAGAGGAAAGGGGTCAATTTGTTGCGACCACGTTCTGCAAATTCACCAGCTTGGAAATCAGAATCCGTAGATAGCAGCTCCCCAATCACAATGCAGACACCCCAATCTGAAGCGGTCCCTTTAGTGCCATCAGCAGTCTCTGATTTGGAGTCAAACCATGATGACTCACAAACATGA
- the LOC127608916 gene encoding uncharacterized protein DDB_G0286299-like — protein MSVNQRDFVLRSGAEGDAGRCIRDSSQTCSLPRLLNGQRCSLQTKSYAYKAQEDKLNPYRRSEASKLKLPPIRDTAKLRELSANNIKELKNQNYVLQQQLKDSKTENKLLKNVLHRHTVALQQYQELDGSISQIQDQHRNEVKTLRKLLAETRSSRDKLARKLQSTERELLDCKDRISHLQWRVNRNPNLLEKEELTRRLSEFIIQLEEKDRRIQFLEKSNMLLQGSLNRHVATEYKNMSKTNEMSLGLQSTVSELSKKTQLDRTREAETNSINTIRSRKHGRKAKQSKMVQTEKLSSTNSEADSRIKSDLSGTDERVQRWQRPASSDYVPHKSRPTEQRRKNSQRHSDKKSACGDAQYRQEERRDSSEDTQESDESDEEEDEEKEKSRDEDDKGEEEEQEEEENEDREGQGRPEGHNGEGKEEKEEHDDEDYEDDGMDQNVEEETEETEGKEQRSEETRLEETFEDTTGEHEEGEEWDYDDEEQEEEEENKENDENVYVEVQLEEKNKENEKKKNEEDDDEWKKMKKKKEDDDEGKKKKKKKDDEDDDEGKEEEERAEEEEKENAAEEAEENIEVEAKPGEEFEEREAVKQRKAQEMREALDERAGGEVEEDDGAVVIVEDVKQQEKRKEKGDQKDIRTYTRCSLSCLLNDTKGVTPREPKRCSRPKNRRKYNFTPVTKNLHLGKPAYSGVQLRYHKGANVPVKEETLYCRNRRRSAEMIEDVYLSDEQTSQPDAASDSSDLDSKHNDSPSWT, from the exons ATGAGCGTGAACCAGCGGGACTTTGTACTGAGGTCAGGGGCCGAGGGGGATGCTGGACGGTGCATCAGAGACTCATCCCAAACATGCTCTCTGCCCAGACTCCTCAACGGCCAGCGCTGCTCTTTGCAAACTAAGTCATATGCATACAAAGCCCAAGAGGACAAACTGAATCCTTACAGGCGAAGTGAAG CCTCGAAGCTGAAATTGCCACCAATTAGGGACACCGCAAAGTTGAGGGAGCTGTCTGCAAACAACATTAAGGAGCTTAAAAACCAGAATTATGTGCTGCAACAGCAACTGAAAGATTCCAAGACCGAGAACAAACTACTGAAGAACGTTCTGCATCGCCACACGGTGGCGCTGCAGCAATATCAAGAATTGGATGGGAGCATTTCTCAA ATACAAGACCAGCACAGAAACGAAGTCAAAACTTTGCGGAAGTTGCTCGCCGAGACACGCTCGAGCCGTGATAAGCTAGCAAGGAAGCTGCAAAGCACAGAGAGGGAGTTGTTGGACTGCAAAGACAGGATCAGTCACCTCCAGTGGAGGGTCAACCGGAACCCTAACCTGCTGGAGAAGGAGGAACTCACCCGTAGGCTCAGTGAGTTCATCATACAACTGGAGGAGAAAGACAGGAGGATACAG TTCTTGGAGAAGAGTAACATGTTGCTTCAAGGTTCACTCAATCGCCATGTAGCAACAGAATACAAAAATATGTCCAAGACCAATGAGATGTCTCTGGGTCTACAAAGCACAGTGTCTGAATTATCCAAGAAAACTCAA CTTGACAGAACAAGAGAAGCAGAGACGAATAGTATAAATACTATCCGATCACGAAAACATGGAAGAAAAG CCAAACAAAGCAAGATGGTCCAGACGGAGAAACTAAGCTCAACAAACAGTGAGGCCGACAGTCGGATCAAGTCGGACCTTTCCGGGACTGACGAAAGGGTCCAAAGGTGGCAGAGACCTGCCAGCTCG GATTATGTACCACACAAATCTCGTCCAACTGAACAAAGGAGAAAGAACAGCCAGAGGCATTCTGATAAAAAATCAG CCTGCGGGGATGCCCAGTATCGCCAAGAGGAAAGGCGGGACTCGTCAGAAGATACGCAGGAGTCAGATGAGAGtgacgaggaagaggatgaggaaaagGAGAAGAGCAGGGATGAAGATGAcaagggggaggaagaggagcaggaggaggaggagaacgagGACAGAGAAGGCCAGGGGAGGCCAGAAGGGCACAACGGTGAAGGaaaggaggaaaaggaggagcaCGATGATGAAGATTACGAGGATGATGGAATGGACCAAAATGTGGAGGAGGAAACTGAGGAAACTGAGGGAAAAGAACAGAGGTCAGAGGAAACGAGGTTAGAGGAGACATTTGAGGACACCACAGGAGAACatgaggagggggaggaatGGGACTATGACgatgaggagcaggaggaggaggaggagaataaGGAAAATGATGAAAACGTGTATGTGGAGGTCCAGCTGGAGGAGAAGAATAAGGAgaacgagaagaagaagaatgaggaggatgatgatgagtggaagaagatgaagaaaaagaaggaggatgatgatgaggggaagaagaagaagaaaaagaaggacgatgaggatgatgatgaggggaaggaggaagaagagagagcagaggaagaagagaaggagaACGCGGCAGAAGAGGCAGAGGAGAACATCGAGGTAGAGGCAAAACCGGGAGAAGAGTTCGAGGAAAGGGAAGCGGTCAAGCAAAGGAAAGCGCAAGAGATGAGGGAGGCGCTAGATGAGAGGGCGGGGGGAGAGGTCGAGGAAGACGATGGGGCAGTGGTGATTGTCGAGGACGTGAAACAACAGGAAAAGAGGAAGGAGAAAGGAGATCAGAAAGACATTCGGACATACACGCGTTGCTCTTTGTCGTGCCTTCTCAACGACACTAAGGGGGTAACTCCGCGTGAACCAAAACGATGCTCAAGGCCCAAAAATCGGCGTAAATATAACTTCACCCCAGTTACTAAGAACCTGCATCTGGGCAAGCCGGCCTACAGCGGCGTGCAGTTGAGGTATCACAAAGGGGCAAACGTGCCAGTAAAAGAGGAAACCCTTTACTGTCGCAATCGGAGACGTTCTGCAGAAATGATAGAAGACGTCTATCTGAGCGACGAACAGACCAGCCAACCGGATGCCGCCAGCGACAGCTCCGATTTGGATTCAAAACACAATGACTCCCCCTCATGGACTTAA